The genomic stretch ACTCCTGTGTTCTGTGCAATTTATCcgtcacaaattcttatttgtgacggtcacaagcttatgacgtcTCACACCCgatttaaaacttgttatttatcaATTGCCACAGAAACGTTTTGGGGGAGATAGAGCTTCAAACTGTCCTTAAGATTATTGGTATCTACAGGCTCTCTTCGTCTTCGTCTGGTGAATTCcatacgtttgattaaaatatacCTCATATATATTGAACATAACGTATGGAATTCAACcaaacggagggagtattaatgtATTATTTAAGGTAAGGTGTGTTTCTTTTGTTGTGCATTCGAAAAAGAGGCTTGGTTCTTCACATGTGCGGAAAGAGCGCTAGCACAGCCCTACTGTAACTGAAGAGGCCCCGTATGATTGTAGAATTGTGTTAGCGTGACTAAAATTTGTAGTTTTAACCTGGTGTAAAACTGAACAGTCTTGCCAAACACAGCCGACTGTTTAGCTTTTTCGATACTGTCATAATGCTCAAGATTAAGAGATAGGAGTCTGTATACATATACAATGCTTGATGTGCTAGTAATGGGAACATACGAGATCAGTTATTAGGGTCTTCTGTTGTTCCTTAACATTCGGGTTGCTTGCCGAATTTATTCCAATTTAACTTGCCCAATTCATATCCGACTCTAACCCGTTTGCTCGGTCTCGTCCGAGTACTCTTTTTTATTTAGGACGTCAGGGTTGAGAAACATGTGTGGTAAGTTAGAGGTAAAGCTGGGGTTGGTCTATGAATAGACATTACATAAGCGGAGATCAAAGAGTATCTTACCCTGACACCCTTTATTCATCTTCCGTCCTTTCTTCTCATTTCGTCGTCCTTTCTTCTCATTTAAACACTCCCCTTTAATTGATTGATGTTATTGCTCTTTCAATTTTAGTAGTGCAAAGTCATGAATATCTAGTTTAATCATGAATATTTGATGGTCCAACTTTGACGATGAACTAAATTGAATAAAGTCGAGTTAAACTTGATGAAGATGAGTAGAATTGAATGAAGTTGAAGTAAGAATTAATTTATGAAGAGAtgagataaattaaattgaatgaaacTGGATAGAACTATGTTAAATTGAAATAAGCTGAAATTAAGCCAGAAAAACTTAGCTCTTTTGATTAAAGGAATTGGAGCTAAAAGTCgtcttgtcttctcttttatCTTATGAGGATGAGTGGATGACTTACATATTAGTAGGAGCTGAAACCCTTCAGCTGAGGCTATCTTctcacacaaaatctcattgaagacggacgatatccgtcacaagcttgtgacggataccgtttcctcttaCAAAATgctcattgagaggtgagtgagaagcacatgagggtgccccaccttatctcctctccctttttgtgagaggtcacaagcaagactagttgATCTTCTCAAAGTAATCATAGATTCATAGACACTACAAGGAAAATGAGATTGCATCAAAACTCACAAATGATTTTGATACTCGATTTCATTCTCTCACATAACATGTAAAGTCCACTAAAATGATAACACTACATAAGGGCAAGGGAGCGGGTGTCAACCGGTGACACTAACAAACTACAAATATGAAGTAAATACAAAATAAATTTCTTAACACACATATATATACATTAACATGGGTATAGACATATACAAGTACTAATTATTAATAAGTACAATATGAGACAATTAATTACAAATTTCACATCCAAAAAGAAATGATGAAATAATACTAAActttaatgaaagaaaataaataaaaataataataataaattaaggattttttttttttagacaaaggTAATAAATTAAGGATTATTGAAGAGAAGTGGGGAACACTTGCATTTCCAAGTGATGGGTTTGTAATCAGAGGAAAGACCACCTCTTGCATATTCAAGGTTGGTGACTGAAGGAACTTGAACTGCTTCACAATGCCCACCACACGAACCACATCTTCCTTCACACTGCGGCGGTCTCGAACCCATGATCTTCCCtcttaccaccaccaccaccttctGCACCTCTGTTATCTACTAAATGTAGTACATTGTCCATTATTACCACCAATTATATATGAACTTATTGGAGTACTCCATATTTTATGTAAAATTCCATTTTCTTATGTCACAAGGTAAAAATGATGACGGGTTTTGAACTCAGATCACTAGTTAAATTAATtatattgataaaaaaaaaaacatgcaaAATTCGAAACTAAGGACTGTAGTAGTAGATAAGAAATTCTTACCTTTGGACATCTAGTTGTTGAACTCACATTATTATTAGCAATATTGGGCACCATCCTACCTGCATTACATACCAAAATTTAGTGACAAGTAtatttttcataatgttgttAGCTAAATGTTTTTTCGCACCACCAATGATACTGAGTTCAGCACCACCATACTCGTATTCCATACAAGTACTCTACTAATCGCGAATTGTTGTTAATTAAGAGTGAGTTCTATCTTGTCGCTTACACAGAACAcatataatacacattttataagAACGAATCACGAATCAGTAAGAGTGTATTAATAGCAACTCCGATAACCATGCTCCCAATTATTgagaaaaaatattaaaattgaAAATCAACTTACCTTGAATTGTAGGAGCAAAAAGGTGAATTGAAATGAGTGACGAAATAATAAGTAAGGTGATCGTTATTAAATTGAGAGGAACCATTTTATAAATATAGGTTAGAGAAATGTGTTAtggttcaaaaaaaaaatatagggcaaaattttattttatatatcaTGAATTGAAGGAAGGAAAATGAAAAGAGAGGAGGACAAATTACAAAAGAATAGAGATGAGAAGGTTATAAGAAGAAGGAAGACaagagtagtagtagtagtaaaaAGAAAAAGAGTGTTCATTTATTACCAAATAAAATAGGAAAGAATGTACAAATTGTGTTACAACGAGACATTACAGACAAATTATTTATTCCCTACAACTAAAATCCACCCTACTTTTTTAGCCTGCTAATTTTTGAGAAACTACTCATGTAGGTTTCTTCCAATATGACATCAACATACAAATTACAACTGTaacttggtaaaaaaaaaattaaattccTCGAATACAAAAATTTGCGTATAGGGCGATTGTAAAAATTGATATATCCAGATACGAATGTTATATAAAAGGTATGGAAATATTATATCATATTATATCTCATATATTTTCATATCTTCTCATGTATAATATTATTGTGCATATCTTTCGGTTGCCTATATTGTAGGATATGTTTGACTAGGGTTTTAGGATATCCTTATGTATATATTATGTGCTTTGTATCCTTGTTTTGATTATCAATGAATGACGGCTAATATAGCCTTTCACCAAAGTCTTCTCCTTTCTTAGTTTATCATGGTATCAGTGGAGTAGGTTTGATCCTTGCATCCGTCACAATTATAACCACAATAACATATACAATCACAAAATTCTCACAAGACAAACATGACAAAAATCGGAGGAGATGCAAGTTTCGGATCGAAGGACAGTGGCGATGATAAGAtgactgatggggcatattctgcaccgctgaccaagtcaacacattgagcaaggtcaaagatatccacagcaagtcaacgacttagacagactagccgatgcatcccatctaCTGTCACACTGGTCTCGGCATGACGACTGACTGAcaagggacacatacccgcgtactcatatccaagaccccggCGGCGAGTCAATACGGCCCGCCGGCCCGCCATAGGtatctcggccgagggtagatcggtctttccaccgctagccacttggccacttggccactacgtgacaaaaggtgaaagcctataaatactcctcaaccttcattgaggaaaggatcccacaactaaaACCTAAATAcgctattcatctggtaatatctcccttatctctctacaatacgtatctagccaagtaacacgagccttaatcctttaagttttcgacttgagcgtcggagtgagtacgcttggcacacgcCCAAGCCCtcggttcgttcattgttgcaggagaggccgagagggacgatagaagcaagaagggttcaactcaagacattattctacaagccacgggtggtaactaataaTCGCTCGGGAAATTACacaggaacaattggcgccgtcgtggggaaagacactagaagtcggtcacattcattcccaaacaaaaaacaacaaatcaacaaaaacccacccaaaaagctaagaaaatgtcgaaacaacaagaggtattcgtgacggACGAAACCGAATTTTACCACGATGATGTCGTCCACAAAACGGAGTCGagcaaccctccaccggcggagtaattcAACCAgaattcgggatgccaataatacccgacacACCGGTGCCCAACCAACCAGGTCACCGTCATGGGGAcgggtggttgacgtagcaaagtcgaagatgctcctggacctaatcgcatacgcccgctcacaccgtcacgccgacaagagcggcaaacCGTCCAGAGGctagggcccaaaatgtgactcgagaaatttgaacggggcactaggagaagccgccccagccaagacgccgggggagcccaaagtgggcgcggtagacctaagtccttcccacaCTCGTGGGAGGACcgcgtccccgccacacgaacgaggctcaccccgaaggagccagaggagtccgactcagcagagttggagaagaagtccaagtcgaagaaggagcccctcccgctacgaggggaggagccaggttagggatgcgaggagccggtCGCCGCGTAccgttcgacacgtggttaggcagcccctcaacgcctacgtcttGGAAGTCCCGGTGCCgcataagctcaagttgccacctctgtcatacaagggagatagtgatccagccgaccacgctgaggctttcgagtcttacatgtcggtatgggagcagcccgatgaggtctggtgccgaattttcccaacaactttgcatgggatggctcagagctggtacaaagggcttcccgacggctcggtgtac from Silene latifolia isolate original U9 population chromosome 2, ASM4854445v1, whole genome shotgun sequence encodes the following:
- the LOC141631535 gene encoding EPIDERMAL PATTERNING FACTOR-like protein 2, whose product is MVPLNLITITLLIISSLISIHLFAPTIQGRMVPNIANNNVSSTTRCPKITEVQKVVVVVRGKIMGSRPPQCEGRCGSCGGHCEAVQVPSVTNLEYARGGLSSDYKPITWKCKCSPLLFNNP